The Oceanivirga salmonicida genome has a segment encoding these proteins:
- a CDS encoding NAD(P)/FAD-dependent oxidoreductase, with protein sequence IQKLVNNIKEYKIKAFDTTGFNQAKITAGGVDSSELDINLQSKIHKNLYFTGEVIDIFGDCGGYSLQFAFASGIAVGSMND encoded by the coding sequence ACATACAAAAATTAGTGAATAATATTAAAGAATATAAAATAAAAGCATTTGATACAACTGGGTTTAATCAGGCGAAAATAACTGCTGGTGGAGTAGATAGTAGTGAGTTAGATATTAATTTACAATCAAAAATACATAAAAATCTATATTTTACAGGAGAAGTTATAGATATATTTGGTGATTGTGGAGGTTATAGTTTACAATTTGCATTTGCTAGTGGTATAGCAGTTGGGAGTATGAATGATTAG